From Rhizobium sp. NZLR1, a single genomic window includes:
- the pstA gene encoding phosphate ABC transporter permease PstA: MTDIVSPAGITVSKAPTRRDIGIKRRYAAERRFQAYGIAAISFGLIFLFILLWTVIGKGYTAFQQTAITLPIEFSEKTIDPSNKRATDASVLIAANYPVLLRDAIVKQLNVNAASRPDVRDASAMLSKGAPVQLRDMVVADPSIIGKTVNVTVLADANVDSANKGQIDLSVDEKNRKVNDKQVGWMNELKASGALHKQFNTGLFVNGNSSRPEAAGLGVALIGSLYLMLIVLVLALPIGVAASIYLEEFAPKNKLTDLIEVNINNLAAVPSIVYGLLGLSVFINFVGLPRSASLVGGLVLTLMTLPTIIIATRAALRAVPPSIRAAALGLGASKMQMVFHHVLPLAMPGILTGTIIGLAHALGETAPLLLIGMVAFVANAPTTPLDPSTALPVQVYMWANEAERAFVERTSGAIIVLLLFLIVMNMGAILLRRRFERRW, translated from the coding sequence TATTGTTTCTCCCGCCGGGATAACCGTTTCCAAGGCGCCCACGCGCCGCGATATCGGCATCAAGCGCCGCTACGCCGCCGAACGCCGGTTCCAGGCCTATGGCATCGCCGCCATCTCCTTCGGCCTCATCTTCCTGTTCATCCTGCTGTGGACGGTGATCGGCAAAGGCTACACCGCCTTTCAGCAGACGGCGATCACCCTGCCGATCGAATTTTCCGAGAAGACGATCGACCCCAGCAATAAGCGTGCGACCGATGCTTCGGTGCTGATCGCCGCCAACTACCCGGTTCTCCTGCGCGACGCGATCGTCAAGCAGCTGAACGTCAATGCCGCAAGCCGTCCCGACGTGCGCGATGCATCCGCCATGCTCTCCAAGGGTGCGCCGGTCCAACTGCGCGACATGGTCGTCGCCGACCCGTCGATCATCGGCAAGACGGTCAATGTCACCGTGCTCGCCGACGCCAATGTCGACAGCGCCAACAAGGGCCAGATCGACCTGTCGGTCGATGAGAAGAACCGCAAGGTCAACGACAAGCAGGTTGGCTGGATGAACGAGCTGAAGGCGAGCGGCGCTCTCCACAAGCAGTTCAACACCGGCCTCTTCGTCAACGGCAATTCCAGCCGTCCGGAGGCCGCAGGCCTTGGCGTCGCCCTCATCGGCTCGCTCTACCTGATGCTGATCGTGCTGGTGCTCGCTCTGCCGATCGGCGTTGCCGCCTCGATCTATCTCGAGGAGTTTGCGCCGAAGAACAAGCTGACCGATCTGATCGAGGTCAACATCAACAACCTCGCCGCCGTGCCCTCGATCGTCTACGGTCTGCTCGGCCTTTCCGTCTTCATCAACTTCGTCGGCCTGCCGCGTTCGGCTTCGCTGGTTGGCGGCCTGGTGCTGACGTTGATGACCCTGCCGACGATCATCATTGCGACGCGCGCCGCACTGCGCGCCGTGCCGCCGTCGATCCGCGCCGCAGCCCTCGGCCTCGGCGCCTCGAAGATGCAGATGGTGTTCCACCATGTTCTGCCGCTCGCCATGCCCGGCATCCTCACCGGCACGATCATCGGCCTGGCGCATGCGCTCGGCGAAACCGCGCCGCTGCTGCTGATCGGCATGGTCGCCTTCGTCGCCAACGCGCCGACGACGCCGCTCGATCCCTCGACGGCTCTGCCCGTGCAGGTCTATATGTGGGCCAACGAGGCCGAACGTGCCTTCGTCGAGCGGACTTCGGGTGCCATCATCGTCCTGCTCCTGTTCCTGATCGTCATGAACATGGGCGCCATCCTCTTGCGTCGTCGCTTCGAGCGCCGCTGGTAA
- the pstB gene encoding phosphate ABC transporter ATP-binding protein PstB — protein sequence MNMLTEAAVEKALDQKMSNVPYKMIGKDVSVYYGEKRALFDVNLNIRENTVTALIGPSGCGKSTFLRSLNRMNDTIDGCRVTGKITLDTDDIYDPDIDVVELRARVGMVFQKPNPFPKTIYENVSYGPRIHGLAKSKADLDQIVETSLQRAGLWNEVKDRVHESGTGLSGGQQQRLCIARAVAVSPEVILMDEPCSALDPIATAKVEELIHELRENYTIVIVTHSMQQAARVSQRTAMFHLGNLVEENDTDKMFTNPDDPRTQDYIMGRFG from the coding sequence ATGAACATGTTGACGGAAGCTGCAGTTGAAAAAGCGCTGGATCAGAAGATGAGCAACGTCCCTTATAAGATGATCGGCAAGGATGTCTCGGTTTACTATGGCGAGAAGCGCGCGCTTTTCGATGTGAACCTGAACATCCGCGAAAACACCGTAACCGCGCTGATCGGCCCGTCCGGCTGCGGCAAGTCGACCTTCCTGCGGAGCCTAAACCGCATGAACGACACGATCGACGGCTGCCGGGTCACCGGCAAGATCACGCTTGATACCGACGATATCTATGATCCCGATATCGACGTCGTCGAACTTCGCGCCCGCGTCGGCATGGTCTTCCAGAAGCCGAACCCGTTCCCGAAGACGATCTATGAAAACGTCTCCTACGGCCCGCGCATCCATGGCCTTGCCAAGTCGAAGGCCGATCTCGACCAGATCGTCGAGACCAGCCTGCAGCGCGCCGGCCTCTGGAACGAGGTCAAGGACCGCGTGCATGAATCCGGCACCGGCCTGTCCGGCGGTCAGCAGCAGCGCCTCTGCATTGCCCGCGCCGTCGCCGTCAGCCCTGAAGTCATCCTGATGGACGAGCCCTGCTCGGCGCTCGACCCGATCGCCACCGCCAAGGTCGAGGAACTGATCCACGAACTGCGCGAGAACTACACGATCGTCATCGTCACCCACTCCATGCAGCAGGCCGCGCGCGTCTCGCAGCGCACCGCCATGTTCCACCTCGGCAATCTCGTCGAGGAGAACGACACCGACAAGATGTTCACCAATCCCGACGATCCGCGCACCCAGGACTACATCATGGGTCGCTTCGGTTGA
- the phoU gene encoding phosphate signaling complex protein PhoU has translation MASTHIFSAYDDDLKFLSRRISEMGGLAEQMVSEAVRALVNGDTALAQKVISDDVILDHAEREIGDKAIVTIARRQPMASDLREIMGSIRIAADLERVGDLGKNTAKRVIAVQSTGVPRKLARGLEHLSELALVQLKEVLDVYTTRSADKANAIRERDNEIDAMYTSLFRELLTYMMEDPRNITSCTHLLFCAKNIERIGDHATNIAETIYYMATGAQPEGDRPKDDSANTVGAVTE, from the coding sequence ATGGCATCGACACATATTTTTTCTGCCTATGATGATGATCTGAAGTTCCTGTCCAGGCGGATTTCCGAAATGGGCGGCCTGGCCGAGCAGATGGTCAGCGAGGCCGTCCGGGCGCTCGTCAACGGCGATACCGCGCTGGCGCAGAAGGTCATCTCCGACGATGTGATCCTCGATCACGCCGAGCGAGAAATCGGCGACAAGGCGATCGTTACCATCGCCCGCCGTCAACCGATGGCCTCGGACCTGCGCGAAATCATGGGTTCGATCCGCATCGCCGCCGATCTCGAACGCGTCGGCGACCTCGGCAAGAACACCGCCAAGCGCGTCATCGCCGTGCAGAGCACCGGCGTTCCGCGCAAGCTCGCCCGCGGTCTCGAGCATCTGTCCGAGCTGGCGCTCGTCCAGCTCAAGGAAGTGCTCGACGTCTACACGACGCGCTCTGCCGACAAGGCCAATGCGATCCGTGAACGCGACAACGAGATCGACGCGATGTACACCTCGTTGTTCCGCGAGCTGCTGACCTACATGATGGAAGATCCGCGCAACATCACCAGCTGCACGCATCTGCTCTTCTGCGCCAAGAACATCGAGCGCATCGGCGACCACGCCACCAACATCGCCGAGACGATCTATTACATGGCGACCGGCGCACAGCCGGAAGGTGACCGTCCGAAAGACGACAGCGCCAACACCGTCGGCGCGGTCACGGAATAA
- the phoB gene encoding phosphate regulon transcriptional regulator PhoB, whose amino-acid sequence MIPRVAVVEDEEALSVLLRYNLEAEGFEVDTILRGDEAEIRLQERTPDLLILDWMLPGVSGIELCRRLRMRPETERLPIIMLTARGEESERVRGLSTGADDYVVKPFSTPELVARVKAMLRRARPEVLSTVLKCGDIELDRETHRVHRKSREVRLGPTEFRLLEFLMSSPSRVFSRSQLLDGVWGHDIYVDERTVDVHVGRLRKALNFSNMQDVIRTVRGAGYSMEA is encoded by the coding sequence ATGATCCCGAGAGTTGCAGTTGTTGAAGACGAGGAAGCCTTGAGCGTGCTTCTTCGCTACAATCTCGAAGCGGAAGGCTTCGAGGTCGATACTATCCTTCGTGGCGACGAAGCCGAAATCAGGCTTCAGGAGCGCACGCCCGACCTGCTCATCCTCGATTGGATGCTGCCCGGCGTCTCCGGCATCGAACTCTGCCGGCGCCTGCGCATGCGGCCGGAAACCGAACGTCTGCCGATCATCATGCTGACGGCGCGCGGCGAAGAGAGCGAGCGCGTCCGCGGACTGTCGACCGGGGCCGACGATTACGTCGTCAAGCCGTTCTCGACCCCGGAGCTCGTTGCCCGCGTCAAGGCGATGCTACGCCGCGCCCGTCCCGAGGTGCTGTCGACGGTGCTGAAATGCGGCGATATCGAACTCGACCGCGAAACCCATCGCGTCCATCGCAAAAGCCGCGAAGTCCGCCTCGGCCCCACCGAATTCCGCCTGCTGGAATTCCTGATGTCGTCGCCGAGCCGAGTCTTCTCCCGCTCGCAGCTCCTCGACGGCGTCTGGGGCCACGATATCTATGTCGACGAACGCACCGTCGACGTCCATGTCGGCCGCCTGCGCAAGGCGCTGAACTTCTCCAACATGCAAGACGTCATCCGCACCGTCCGCGGCGCCGGCTATTCGATGGAAGCCTGA
- a CDS encoding IS110 family transposase: MNRVICGVDVSKDWLDASIRPSGTFERFSNDATGIGALADLCRAENVELVVMEASGGYERTAFLLLWEMGIACALANPRHVRRFAEAMGFLEKTDRIDAAMIAHYAETKRLAALPPPKAAQMRLSALMARLSQVTSDLTVQRQRRSAARDHQSVASLNEVIALLVRQSRTLEGEIASMIDDDPLWACLNQAFRSIKGVANRTVARLMAELPEIGRISNKAIAKLAGLAPIANDSGKRSGHRPVRGGRSGPRAILFLVGAIAARHNPHLAAFQQRLQSQGKPKMVIRIALARKLLVILNAKARDARREFEHAT, from the coding sequence GTGAACAGAGTTATATGTGGAGTGGATGTTTCGAAGGACTGGCTGGATGCGTCTATCCGCCCGTCCGGGACGTTTGAGCGTTTCAGCAATGACGCCACCGGCATCGGCGCGCTGGCCGATCTTTGCCGGGCCGAGAATGTCGAGCTCGTCGTCATGGAGGCTTCCGGCGGTTACGAGCGGACGGCCTTCCTGTTGTTGTGGGAGATGGGGATCGCCTGCGCCTTGGCTAATCCGCGCCATGTGCGCCGGTTTGCCGAAGCCATGGGCTTTCTGGAAAAGACCGACCGCATCGATGCGGCGATGATCGCCCATTATGCCGAAACCAAGCGGCTGGCTGCCCTGCCGCCGCCGAAAGCCGCGCAGATGCGGCTGTCGGCGCTGATGGCGCGGCTGTCCCAGGTCACGAGTGACCTGACCGTCCAGAGGCAGCGCCGCAGTGCGGCCCGCGATCATCAGAGCGTGGCAAGCCTCAACGAGGTGATCGCGCTTCTGGTGCGCCAGAGCCGCACCCTCGAAGGCGAGATTGCCTCGATGATCGATGACGATCCGCTCTGGGCCTGCCTCAACCAGGCCTTTCGCTCGATCAAGGGCGTGGCCAACCGTACCGTTGCCCGGCTGATGGCCGAATTGCCTGAGATCGGCCGGATCTCCAACAAGGCGATCGCCAAGCTGGCCGGCCTTGCGCCGATTGCCAACGACAGCGGCAAACGCAGCGGACATCGGCCGGTGCGCGGCGGGCGCTCCGGACCACGCGCCATTCTGTTCCTGGTTGGCGCCATCGCAGCCCGACACAATCCGCATCTGGCGGCATTCCAGCAAAGGTTGCAAAGCCAGGGCAAACCGAAAATGGTCATCCGCATCGCGCTCGCCCGAAAACTCCTGGTCATTCTCAATGCAAAAGCACGAGATGCGCGAAGAGAATTCGAACATGCAACTTGA
- a CDS encoding GcrA family cell cycle regulator translates to MNWTDERVEKLKKLWAEGLSASQIAAQLGGVSRNAVIGKVHRLSLPGRAKAGGTAATARTPKRNTSAPRAPNFASRITTRTVTRQQGATMLKEEIEIETVEEMEYVPKGNVVVPISRRLGLTELTERTCKWPVGDPLKDDFHFCGCESPDNSPYCGYHQKLAYQPVNERRRAAARAS, encoded by the coding sequence ATGAACTGGACAGACGAGCGGGTCGAGAAACTCAAGAAGCTTTGGGCCGAAGGACTGAGCGCCAGCCAGATCGCGGCGCAACTTGGCGGTGTCAGCAGAAACGCTGTAATCGGCAAGGTGCACCGCCTGAGCCTTCCGGGCCGCGCCAAGGCCGGCGGCACGGCCGCCACGGCCCGAACGCCGAAACGCAATACATCGGCGCCGCGCGCGCCGAACTTCGCCTCTCGGATCACCACCCGCACCGTTACCCGCCAGCAGGGCGCAACGATGCTGAAGGAAGAGATCGAGATCGAAACGGTCGAGGAAATGGAATACGTGCCGAAAGGCAACGTGGTCGTGCCGATCTCCCGCCGCCTCGGCCTGACGGAACTGACCGAACGCACTTGCAAGTGGCCGGTCGGCGATCCGCTGAAGGATGACTTCCACTTCTGCGGCTGCGAGTCCCCCGACAATTCACCCTATTGCGGCTATCACCAGAAACTCGCCTACCAGCCCGTCAACGAACGCCGCCGGGCGGCAGCGCGGGCGAGCTGA
- a CDS encoding aspartate aminotransferase family protein, whose product MAEAAPLYDTYSRAPLRFERGEGVWLITESGERYLDFGAGVAVTSVGHGNPHVVGALKEQADKVWHLSNIYEIPGQERLAKRLTDATFADKVFFTNSGAEALECAIKTARRYQFSNGHPERFHIITFEGAFHGRTLATIAAGGQEKYLEGFGPKAPGFDQVAFGDIEAVRAAITDATAAILIEPVQGEGGVRPATPEFMKALRQICDENGLLLILDEVQTGVGRTGRFFAHEWSGVTPDIMAVAKGIGGGFPLGACLATSEAASGMKAGTHGSTYGGNPLAMAVGSAVLDIILADGFLQQVRDVALVFRQGLASLKDRYPDVIEDIRGEGLLLGIKAAIPSAELLQAIRAAHLLGIPAGDNVIRLLPPLVVTAEEAREGLDRIERAAESIRAAKVKKTA is encoded by the coding sequence ATGGCTGAAGCCGCGCCGCTTTATGACACCTACTCTCGTGCCCCGCTGCGGTTCGAGCGAGGCGAGGGCGTGTGGCTGATCACCGAAAGCGGCGAACGTTATCTCGATTTCGGCGCCGGTGTTGCCGTCACCTCGGTCGGCCACGGCAATCCGCATGTGGTCGGCGCGCTGAAGGAGCAGGCCGACAAGGTCTGGCACCTCTCCAACATCTATGAGATCCCCGGCCAGGAGCGTTTGGCCAAACGGCTGACCGACGCCACCTTCGCCGACAAGGTGTTCTTCACCAATTCGGGTGCTGAAGCGCTCGAATGCGCGATCAAGACGGCGCGCCGTTATCAGTTTTCCAACGGCCATCCCGAGCGCTTCCATATCATCACCTTCGAGGGCGCCTTCCATGGGCGGACGCTCGCGACAATCGCCGCCGGTGGCCAGGAGAAATATCTCGAAGGCTTCGGCCCCAAGGCGCCGGGTTTCGATCAGGTGGCGTTCGGCGACATCGAAGCGGTCCGCGCCGCGATCACCGATGCGACGGCGGCAATCCTCATCGAGCCGGTGCAGGGCGAGGGCGGCGTGCGTCCTGCCACCCCCGAATTCATGAAGGCGCTTCGCCAGATTTGCGACGAAAACGGCCTGCTGTTGATCCTCGACGAGGTCCAGACCGGCGTTGGCCGCACCGGCAGGTTCTTTGCCCATGAATGGTCGGGCGTCACGCCCGACATCATGGCGGTTGCCAAGGGCATCGGCGGTGGTTTCCCGCTCGGCGCCTGCCTTGCTACTTCAGAGGCCGCCTCCGGCATGAAGGCCGGCACGCATGGCTCGACCTATGGCGGCAATCCGCTCGCCATGGCCGTCGGCAGCGCCGTGCTCGACATCATCCTCGCCGATGGCTTCCTCCAGCAGGTGCGCGACGTAGCACTCGTCTTCCGCCAGGGCCTCGCCTCGCTGAAGGATCGCTATCCCGATGTGATCGAGGATATCAGAGGCGAGGGGCTGTTGCTCGGCATCAAGGCTGCTATTCCCTCGGCCGAATTGCTGCAGGCGATCCGCGCCGCCCATCTGCTCGGCATACCCGCCGGCGATAACGTCATCCGCCTTCTTCCGCCCCTCGTCGTCACCGCCGAGGAAGCCCGAGAGGGCCTTGACCGCATCGAGCGCGCCGCCGAGAGCATTCGCGCCGCGAAGGTCAAGAAAACGGCTTGA
- the argF gene encoding ornithine carbamoyltransferase: MAPKHFLDLSAVTSADLRIIMNDALARKQAFKAGTGDKPLAGKMLAMIFEKPSTRTRVSFDVGMRQLGGETLFLSGTEMQLGRAETIGDTAKVLSRYVDAIMIRTTEHSRLVELAEHATVPVINALTDDTHPCQIMADIMTFEEHRGPIKGKTIAWTGDGNNVLHSLVEGAARFGYRMNMAVPLGSEPKDHYLNWARNEGAEIMLCHDADRAVEGVDCVVTDTWVSMNQEHRARGHNVFQPYQVNAALMAKAGNDALFMHCLPAHRGEEVTDDVIDGPQSVVFDEAENRLHAQKSILAWCLGAI, translated from the coding sequence ATGGCTCCCAAACATTTCCTCGATCTTTCCGCGGTCACCTCAGCCGATCTCAGAATCATCATGAACGATGCGCTCGCCCGCAAGCAGGCCTTCAAGGCCGGCACGGGCGACAAGCCGCTCGCCGGCAAGATGCTGGCGATGATCTTCGAGAAGCCGTCGACGCGCACCCGCGTCTCCTTCGATGTCGGCATGCGCCAGCTCGGCGGCGAAACGCTGTTCCTGTCCGGCACCGAGATGCAGCTCGGCCGCGCCGAGACGATCGGCGACACCGCCAAGGTTCTGTCGCGTTATGTCGATGCGATCATGATCCGCACTACCGAGCATTCGCGCCTGGTGGAGCTTGCCGAACATGCGACCGTGCCTGTGATCAACGCGCTGACGGATGACACCCATCCCTGCCAGATCATGGCCGATATCATGACCTTCGAAGAGCATCGCGGCCCGATCAAGGGAAAGACCATCGCCTGGACCGGCGACGGCAACAATGTGCTGCATTCGCTGGTCGAAGGCGCCGCCCGCTTCGGCTATCGCATGAACATGGCGGTGCCCCTTGGCTCGGAGCCTAAGGATCACTATCTGAACTGGGCCCGCAATGAGGGCGCCGAAATCATGCTCTGCCATGATGCCGACCGTGCGGTCGAAGGCGTCGATTGCGTGGTGACCGATACCTGGGTCTCCATGAATCAGGAACATCGGGCCCGGGGTCACAATGTCTTTCAGCCTTACCAGGTCAACGCGGCCTTGATGGCGAAGGCCGGCAATGATGCATTGTTCATGCATTGCCTGCCCGCTCATCGCGGTGAGGAAGTGACGGACGACGTGATCGATGGTCCGCAATCCGTGGTCTTCGATGAAGCGGAAAACCGTCTTCATGCGCAGAAGTCGATTCTTGCTTGGTGCCTGGGCGCGATCTGA
- a CDS encoding Hsp33 family molecular chaperone, which yields MAEAAAALGQFDFAGDDHVVPFQVDGLDVRGRAVQLGPMLDAILERHHYPAPVARLLAEVVVLTVLLGTSLKFDGKFTVQTKGDGPVDLLVADFSTPENVRAYARFDQALLDKAIEAGETEPEQLLGHGVLAFTIDQGKFGQPYQGIVALDGTTLEDIAGVYFRQSEQIPTRVRLAAAELFDRDDEGQPRHRWRAGGLVAQFLPEAPERMRQPDLHGGDGDTGSRPHSEDDSWAEARSLVETIDADELTDPLVGTERLLFRLFHERGVRVYEPRAVFDRCSCSRDKIKGVLKGFSAEEIEASQEDGEIAVTCEFCSTTYRFEPVELQPAE from the coding sequence ATGGCAGAAGCTGCAGCCGCCCTCGGCCAGTTCGATTTCGCCGGCGATGACCATGTCGTCCCCTTTCAGGTGGACGGGCTGGATGTGCGCGGCCGCGCCGTCCAGCTCGGCCCGATGCTCGACGCGATCCTCGAGCGCCATCATTATCCGGCCCCTGTCGCCCGGCTGCTCGCCGAAGTCGTCGTGCTGACGGTGCTGCTCGGCACCTCGCTGAAGTTTGACGGCAAGTTCACCGTGCAGACCAAGGGCGACGGCCCGGTCGATCTTCTCGTTGCCGATTTTTCGACGCCGGAAAATGTCCGTGCCTATGCCCGTTTCGACCAGGCGCTGCTCGACAAGGCCATTGAAGCTGGCGAAACCGAGCCGGAGCAATTGCTCGGCCACGGCGTGCTTGCCTTCACCATCGACCAGGGCAAGTTCGGCCAGCCCTACCAAGGTATTGTCGCGCTCGACGGCACCACGCTCGAGGACATTGCCGGCGTCTACTTCCGCCAGTCGGAGCAGATCCCGACGCGCGTGCGTCTGGCCGCGGCCGAACTCTTCGATCGCGACGATGAAGGCCAGCCACGCCATCGCTGGCGGGCAGGTGGCCTTGTCGCCCAGTTCCTGCCGGAAGCGCCGGAGCGCATGCGTCAACCGGATCTCCACGGCGGCGACGGCGACACCGGCAGCCGCCCGCATAGCGAGGACGATTCCTGGGCCGAAGCGCGTTCGCTGGTCGAGACCATCGATGCGGATGAACTCACCGATCCGCTGGTTGGCACCGAGCGGCTGCTGTTCCGCCTGTTCCACGAGCGCGGCGTGCGCGTCTACGAACCGCGCGCCGTCTTCGATCGCTGCAGCTGTTCGCGTGACAAGATCAAGGGCGTGCTGAAGGGCTTCTCTGCCGAGGAGATCGAGGCCAGCCAGGAAGATGGCGAGATCGCTGTCACCTGCGAATTCTGCTCGACCACCTATCGCTTCGAGCCGGTCGAACTTCAGCCGGCCGAATAG
- the apaG gene encoding Co2+/Mg2+ efflux protein ApaG, translated as MYRALTKDIEVVVEPFYLEEQSDPDDDRYVWGYRIVISNNSGIAVRLVNRYWNITDQNGQVDEVTGPGVVGEQPRLSPGDTYEYSSGCPLDTPSGLMFGHYQMETDEGDTFDVDIPAFSLDSPGLLRVLN; from the coding sequence ATGTATCGCGCCCTCACAAAAGATATCGAAGTCGTCGTCGAACCATTCTATCTGGAGGAGCAATCCGATCCGGACGACGATCGCTATGTCTGGGGCTATCGGATTGTCATCAGCAACAATTCCGGCATCGCCGTTCGCCTGGTCAATCGCTATTGGAATATCACCGACCAGAATGGACAGGTGGACGAGGTCACCGGTCCGGGCGTCGTCGGCGAACAGCCGCGGCTCAGCCCCGGCGACACCTACGAATATTCCTCCGGCTGCCCACTCGACACCCCCTCCGGGCTGATGTTCGGCCATTACCAGATGGAAACGGACGAAGGCGACACCTTCGATGTCGACATTCCCGCCTTCTCGCTGGATTCACCGGGGTTGTTGCGCGTGCTCAACTGA
- a CDS encoding O-succinylhomoserine sulfhydrylase: MSKTWRPATQLVHGGTLRSQYGETSEAIYLTQGFVYETSEAAEARFKGETEGYIYARYGSPTNDMFEKRMCMLEGAEDARATASGMAAVTAAVLCQVKSGDHIVAARALFGSCRWVVETLAPKYGIECTLVDGRDLANWEKAIRPNTKVFFLESPTNPTLEVVDISGVAKLANQIGAKVIVDNVFATPLFQKPLELGAHIVVYSATKHIDGQGRCLGGVVLADKDWIDENLHDYFRHTGPAMSPFNAWTLLKGIETLPLRVKQQTENAAKIADFLAEQSKVAKVIYPGRKDHPQADIIAKQMTGGSTLVAFELKGGKEAAFALQNALDIIKISNNLGDSKSLITHPATTTHKNLSEEARAELGISPGTVRLSAGIEDTDDLIEDFAKALAKVSA, translated from the coding sequence ATGAGCAAGACCTGGCGCCCGGCAACCCAACTCGTCCACGGCGGAACCTTGCGTTCGCAATATGGCGAGACGTCCGAAGCAATCTATCTCACGCAGGGTTTCGTCTATGAGACGTCGGAGGCGGCCGAAGCCCGCTTCAAGGGCGAGACGGAAGGCTACATCTACGCCCGCTACGGCAGCCCGACCAACGACATGTTCGAAAAGCGCATGTGCATGCTCGAAGGCGCGGAAGACGCCCGCGCCACCGCCTCCGGCATGGCGGCCGTCACCGCGGCGGTGCTCTGCCAGGTCAAATCAGGCGACCATATCGTCGCGGCGCGCGCGCTGTTCGGTTCCTGCCGCTGGGTTGTCGAGACATTGGCGCCGAAATACGGCATCGAGTGCACGCTGGTCGACGGCCGGGATCTTGCAAATTGGGAAAAGGCAATCCGGCCGAACACCAAGGTGTTCTTCCTGGAAAGCCCGACCAACCCGACGCTCGAAGTGGTCGATATCTCAGGTGTTGCCAAGCTCGCCAACCAGATCGGCGCCAAGGTCATCGTCGACAACGTCTTCGCCACGCCGCTTTTCCAGAAGCCGTTGGAGCTCGGCGCCCATATCGTCGTCTATTCCGCCACCAAACATATTGACGGCCAGGGCCGCTGCCTCGGCGGCGTGGTGCTGGCCGACAAGGACTGGATCGACGAGAATCTGCACGACTACTTCCGCCACACCGGCCCGGCCATGTCGCCGTTCAACGCCTGGACGCTGCTGAAGGGCATCGAGACGCTGCCGCTGCGCGTGAAGCAGCAGACTGAGAATGCGGCGAAGATCGCCGATTTTCTGGCCGAGCAAAGCAAGGTCGCCAAGGTGATCTATCCCGGCCGCAAGGACCATCCGCAGGCCGATATCATCGCCAAGCAGATGACCGGCGGCTCGACCCTCGTCGCCTTCGAGCTGAAGGGCGGCAAGGAAGCCGCCTTCGCGCTGCAGAACGCGCTCGATATCATCAAGATTTCCAACAATCTCGGCGACAGCAAGAGCCTGATCACCCATCCGGCAACCACCACCCACAAGAACCTGTCGGAGGAGGCGCGCGCCGAACTCGGCATTTCCCCGGGTACGGTCCGCCTTTCGGCCGGCATCGAGGATACCGACGACCTGATCGAGGATTTCGCCAAGGCGCTTGCCAAGGTCTCGGCCTGA